One genomic window of Legionella jordanis includes the following:
- a CDS encoding SEL1-like repeat protein yields the protein MDIKKYILSISLSTLLLTPLHATTEEGEAAYNQQHYEKAFLLLSDEAAKGDAKAQYLLGKMYYYGQGVSYNADKTEQLLLASANQGNVDAMVLLAGFYWYQETPDGYSKALSWYQKAAAQNNPDAEYALGYMYDHGTGVAQNYDTALNWYKKAATHGNSEAALSIGFMYDTGTGVPKDLNEALKWYRQAADQGNPGAMYNLGLLYKFGEGLPKDEAKAFEYFQKAADKGHAKSQLEVGYFYDSGKAGTTDLQKAAYWYQKSADQGNANAQFNIGDMYLYGDGVTKNLEQAVSWIRKSAEQGYARAQNKMGVFYRDGIGVTANPVEAYAWFTAAAANGFSDSGKYRDELEKTLTPEQLQQAKDLGKKYSDEYKSEQQ from the coding sequence ATGGACATCAAAAAATACATATTATCAATTTCACTGAGTACCCTATTACTAACGCCCCTACATGCAACAACAGAAGAAGGAGAAGCGGCCTATAACCAGCAACACTATGAAAAGGCCTTTCTTTTACTCTCAGACGAAGCAGCTAAAGGCGATGCCAAAGCTCAGTATTTGCTGGGCAAGATGTATTACTATGGGCAAGGTGTTAGCTACAATGCTGATAAAACCGAACAATTACTGTTGGCTTCCGCCAATCAGGGTAATGTTGATGCAATGGTATTATTAGCCGGATTTTACTGGTACCAAGAAACCCCTGACGGCTACAGCAAGGCCCTCTCCTGGTATCAAAAGGCTGCAGCTCAAAATAATCCGGATGCAGAATACGCCTTGGGCTACATGTATGATCACGGTACTGGTGTGGCCCAAAACTATGATACGGCCTTAAATTGGTACAAAAAGGCCGCCACCCATGGAAATTCTGAGGCTGCCCTGTCCATAGGTTTTATGTATGACACTGGCACAGGTGTACCAAAAGATTTAAATGAAGCTTTAAAATGGTATAGACAAGCCGCCGATCAAGGCAATCCGGGTGCAATGTATAATCTTGGCCTCTTGTATAAATTTGGCGAGGGTTTGCCTAAAGACGAAGCGAAAGCGTTTGAGTATTTCCAAAAAGCTGCGGATAAAGGACATGCAAAATCCCAATTGGAAGTGGGTTATTTCTATGATTCTGGCAAGGCAGGTACAACGGATCTGCAAAAAGCCGCATATTGGTACCAAAAATCAGCGGATCAAGGCAACGCCAATGCTCAGTTTAATATTGGCGATATGTATCTCTACGGAGATGGCGTAACAAAAAATCTTGAACAAGCCGTTAGTTGGATTCGCAAGTCAGCTGAGCAGGGCTATGCCAGAGCTCAAAATAAAATGGGAGTGTTTTATCGCGACGGCATTGGTGTAACAGCCAACCCAGTAGAGGCTTATGCCTGGTTTACTGCTGCCGCAGCCAATGGCTTTAGCGATTCTGGTAAATACCGTGACGAACTGGAAAAAACATTAACACCTGAGCAACTTCAACAAGCCAAAGATCTTGGTAAAAAATATTCAGATGAATATAAAAGTGAGCAACAGTAA
- a CDS encoding DUF5617 domain-containing protein, with product MELFKKLDLSAFRQKIQDRITFFTDPVCLEIPDDPVLLSYIVPDTPRLMSKESIKRMQQENESSRALIQRHERDASCIAIALETYEPSNDAEELLKVIFLSLTNKTAAAIQIFSMTLGVLTHLALTNPGQFQRIFEMGDTFLEHIEIILLLNDVYSENRKNNQPILLPQHFFELQVLRQQAIIEENKKKLKNGEETLSSNEIICPVTRNNIAYAETLASEGKAKHFQAIFIYLSQLAQVNDDSLNEFLESKSDDYVQFAHSTFMRYLRSPGEFHFSPQEASFLDELGLAEARAHFLPIFKREQQLQRAYAHLWSESQSSRENALKVLIDYNKEDWRIPSLGLFFTGHWNRHHHGLVREAILNLNVGANLSDTLKNLYERAKTNEHFNPKGSLVSRLEYILYKSNLHMEPEPSTTPHQITI from the coding sequence GTGGAGCTTTTTAAAAAACTTGATTTAAGCGCGTTTCGCCAAAAAATTCAGGACAGGATAACGTTTTTTACCGATCCTGTTTGCCTTGAAATTCCTGATGATCCTGTGCTGCTCAGTTACATTGTTCCTGACACGCCCCGCCTCATGTCTAAGGAGTCCATCAAAAGGATGCAGCAAGAGAATGAAAGTTCTCGGGCTCTTATCCAACGCCATGAAAGAGACGCCAGTTGTATAGCGATAGCTTTAGAAACCTATGAGCCCAGTAATGATGCAGAAGAACTCCTTAAAGTTATTTTTCTAAGCCTTACCAATAAAACAGCTGCAGCGATTCAAATCTTTTCAATGACCTTGGGAGTTCTTACCCATTTAGCCCTAACCAATCCCGGGCAATTCCAGCGCATTTTCGAAATGGGTGATACTTTTCTTGAACACATTGAAATTATTTTACTGTTAAACGATGTTTATTCAGAAAATAGGAAAAATAATCAGCCCATCCTTCTCCCACAACATTTTTTTGAACTGCAGGTCCTCAGGCAGCAGGCTATAATTGAGGAGAATAAAAAAAAGTTAAAAAATGGCGAGGAAACATTATCCTCCAATGAGATTATTTGTCCTGTTACCCGAAACAATATCGCCTATGCAGAAACACTTGCCAGCGAAGGGAAAGCAAAGCATTTTCAGGCTATTTTTATTTACTTAAGTCAATTAGCGCAGGTAAATGATGATTCTCTTAATGAATTTCTCGAGAGCAAGAGTGATGATTACGTTCAATTCGCCCACTCAACCTTTATGAGATATCTGAGGTCCCCAGGAGAATTTCATTTCAGTCCACAAGAAGCATCGTTTCTGGATGAACTTGGGCTGGCTGAAGCCCGAGCGCATTTTCTCCCCATCTTCAAAAGAGAACAACAATTGCAGCGAGCCTATGCTCATCTCTGGAGTGAGAGCCAATCAAGCCGAGAAAATGCCCTTAAGGTGCTTATTGATTACAACAAGGAGGATTGGCGTATTCCTTCCTTAGGTTTATTTTTCACAGGTCACTGGAATCGACATCACCATGGTTTAGTAAGAGAAGCCATATTGAATTTGAACGTTGGAGCTAATTTAAGCGACACATTAAAAAACCTCTACGAACGCGCCAAAACAAATGAGCACTTCAATCCCAAAGGCTCTCTGGTTTCAAGGCTGGAATACATCCTTTACAAAAGCAACCTGCATATGGAGCCAGAACCCTCGACAACTCCACATCAAATCACAATTTGA
- a CDS encoding DUF5617 domain-containing protein has translation MPVPHVDFSAFAVKIQEKISFLVDPASFEIPEDPVLVHYQNSDLRIMSEETLRQLHQEFDECHKIIDEFDRDPSGVRIALKRPENWSEMEEVYAQLITSLLEKYNFTTEGLLIYCSTLWAVIERTLEDRSFLKNKNLPPHLINFISKNKEIIIDLLNNIYGFQRDHLPQLVHFFQKLFYTQLLLVNNSEKKLIQNGIKLESKEVFCPYTREKIDLSATLASQIRSGHFLAIFIGFSQFAAVKESEIDDFLKQKDEFYLQEAQKTFVKFLFSPNHFSFSQSEKNFLNDLGIAEIRQKWLHTHSRSYEALWASADLKTNVLKILRDYNKENLFGSKLGLFFTGHWNRHHQKLVHRAIASIESGENIQVALNNLLNDAKNHPNFNVKGALVSRLEYISLKSGVLIESLLNTGFAEPEEKSYERLPSFPWINIIRP, from the coding sequence ATGCCTGTCCCGCATGTGGATTTTTCTGCCTTTGCTGTAAAAATTCAAGAAAAAATCTCATTTCTGGTTGATCCTGCATCGTTTGAGATCCCCGAAGATCCAGTTTTAGTTCATTACCAAAACTCTGATCTTCGCATCATGTCAGAAGAGACCCTCAGGCAATTGCATCAAGAATTTGATGAATGCCACAAAATTATTGATGAATTCGATAGGGATCCAAGCGGCGTGCGCATCGCTTTGAAAAGGCCCGAGAACTGGTCTGAAATGGAAGAAGTTTATGCGCAATTGATAACTAGCTTACTTGAGAAATATAATTTTACCACCGAAGGCTTACTGATTTACTGTTCCACTCTTTGGGCCGTGATCGAAAGAACTTTGGAAGATAGGAGTTTTTTAAAAAATAAAAATTTACCACCGCACTTAATTAATTTCATTTCAAAAAACAAAGAAATTATTATCGATTTGTTAAATAACATATACGGTTTTCAAAGAGACCACTTACCACAACTGGTTCACTTTTTTCAAAAATTGTTTTATACCCAGCTGCTTCTGGTGAACAACAGTGAAAAAAAACTAATCCAAAATGGAATAAAGCTTGAGTCAAAGGAAGTTTTTTGCCCCTACACAAGGGAAAAAATAGACTTAAGCGCCACGTTGGCTTCTCAGATAAGATCTGGACACTTCCTGGCGATTTTTATTGGCTTCAGTCAATTCGCAGCTGTGAAAGAAAGTGAAATTGATGATTTTCTCAAGCAAAAGGATGAGTTTTATTTGCAAGAAGCCCAAAAGACTTTCGTCAAATTTTTGTTTTCCCCCAACCATTTTTCTTTTTCCCAATCCGAGAAGAACTTTTTAAATGATCTTGGGATTGCTGAAATCAGACAAAAATGGCTTCATACACACAGTCGCTCCTATGAAGCCTTGTGGGCTTCCGCTGATCTCAAAACCAATGTATTAAAGATTCTGAGGGACTATAATAAGGAAAACCTATTTGGTTCCAAACTAGGTCTCTTTTTTACCGGCCACTGGAATCGCCACCACCAGAAACTGGTGCATAGAGCAATTGCAAGTATTGAGTCCGGGGAAAACATTCAAGTCGCGCTCAATAACTTACTGAATGACGCGAAGAATCATCCCAATTTTAATGTAAAAGGTGCTTTAGTTTCTCGGCTTGAGTACATCAGTTTGAAATCAGGAGTCCTCATCGAATCCCTGTTAAATACTGGTTTTGCTGAGCCTGAAGAAAAAAGCTATGAACGTCTTCCTTCATTTCCCTGGATAAACATTATTCGTCCTTGA
- the mfd gene encoding transcription-repair coupling factor: protein MVSLTLNPPAVAKKQFWGQLAGCSLPLALAEYCQQRTGITLLIAPDNLSAGQLMDELKFFLGDEAQTPELLFFPDWETLPYDQFSPHQDIISERLATLSRLQQVSNAIVVSSASTLMHRLCPPQFLHHHALLLKEGQTLNLEQFREQLQQAGYRCVNKVLEHGEFAIRGAIIDVYPMGSVSPFRIELFDDVIESLREFDAESQRTITKISDIHLLPAREFPLNEQSIMVFRRAFREHFSGNPSQSPIYEAVSEGQFPSGIEYYLPLFFEKTATFFDYLPANASVCLIADIQEKAEQFWQEVNSRHQQRSYDISRPILKPDLVFIDPQGLLTLVNQYQQIRCRQEHIEKKGAVFNFNINKAPALPLERQAENPLNKLSNYLVQPDLRFLIVVESAGRREVLLDLLKQASIYPQIQHSWQGFLNDSAVINIITGPLTAGAELLDQGLAIIVESQLFGEQAVPQRRSVQKAIDPDLVIRDLAELRLDAPVVHLQFGVGRYKGLKTLESNGTSNEFLVLAYAGDDKIYVPVTSLHLISRYTGLDSEHAPLHKLGSDQWQKEKKKAAEKINDVAVELLEIYAKREAKPGYVYEFQASEYQRFASGFPFAETIDQLSAIEQIIKDMQSPKPMDRLICGDVGFGKTEVAMRAAFIAVQNGKQVCVLVPTTLLAAQHFETFRDRFADFAVNIELLSRFRSGKESKTVIESLKNGKVDIVIGTHKLFSKDIEFKNLGLLIIDEEHRFGVKQKEYIKSLRTHVDILSMTATPIPRTLNMAMAGIRDISLIATPPAKRLAIKTFWQEKSDYILREAILREILRGGQVYFLHNNVESIERVREELQQLVPEAKIRSAHGQMRERELERIMSDFYHHRFNVLVCTTIIETGIDIPTANTIIIDRADKFGLAQLHQLRGRVGRSHHQAYAYLLTPNEKLLTGDAVKRLEAIVSLEDLGAGFTLATHDLEIRGAGELLGEEQSGNMHAIGFTLFMEMLDKAVSDLKAGKTPELATPMHQGPEIDLRVSAILPEDYISDIHTRLIMYKRIANAKNRQQLRDLQIEMVDRFGLLPEPAKNLLLLTELKLLATKLAINKINAAQQSGKIEFSEQPQVDPAVLISLIQVHAKRYQLEGPTRLKFNLDSITPQERIHEIQSLLLKLANQQIDW from the coding sequence ATGGTTTCACTGACACTCAATCCGCCTGCTGTTGCCAAAAAACAATTCTGGGGCCAGTTAGCAGGTTGCAGCTTACCCTTGGCTTTGGCTGAATACTGCCAGCAGAGAACTGGAATCACTCTACTCATTGCACCGGATAATTTAAGTGCCGGGCAATTGATGGATGAATTAAAGTTCTTTCTTGGGGATGAAGCTCAAACGCCCGAGCTGTTATTTTTTCCAGACTGGGAAACGCTCCCTTATGATCAGTTTTCACCTCACCAAGACATTATTTCTGAACGTCTAGCGACATTGAGCCGTTTACAGCAGGTAAGCAATGCCATTGTGGTCAGTTCTGCAAGCACCTTGATGCACCGTCTTTGCCCACCGCAATTTTTACATCACCATGCCCTGCTGCTTAAAGAGGGGCAGACCCTAAACCTTGAGCAATTTCGAGAGCAACTGCAGCAAGCGGGTTACCGCTGTGTGAATAAGGTATTGGAACATGGGGAATTCGCCATTCGAGGTGCCATTATTGATGTGTACCCTATGGGAAGCGTCAGTCCGTTTCGCATTGAACTTTTTGATGACGTCATTGAAAGTTTAAGGGAGTTTGATGCCGAATCGCAACGCACCATTACCAAGATCTCTGACATTCATCTGTTGCCAGCCCGGGAATTCCCGCTTAATGAGCAAAGTATTATGGTGTTTCGCCGTGCCTTTAGGGAGCATTTTTCGGGAAACCCCAGCCAGTCCCCTATTTATGAGGCGGTCAGTGAAGGTCAATTTCCCTCTGGGATTGAGTATTATTTACCTTTGTTTTTTGAAAAAACAGCGACTTTTTTCGACTACCTTCCCGCTAATGCAAGCGTCTGTCTCATAGCCGACATCCAGGAAAAAGCAGAGCAGTTCTGGCAAGAAGTCAATAGCCGCCACCAACAAAGAAGTTATGACATTTCTCGTCCTATCCTGAAACCGGACTTAGTTTTTATAGATCCCCAAGGCCTATTGACCCTGGTGAATCAATATCAACAAATTCGTTGCCGTCAAGAACACATTGAAAAGAAAGGCGCGGTATTTAACTTTAACATCAATAAAGCACCTGCCCTGCCGCTTGAGCGGCAGGCTGAAAACCCTCTGAACAAGCTCAGTAACTATTTGGTTCAGCCTGATCTGCGCTTTTTAATCGTTGTTGAAAGTGCCGGCCGGCGTGAAGTTTTATTGGATTTGCTGAAGCAAGCAAGCATTTATCCTCAAATTCAGCACTCATGGCAAGGATTTTTGAATGATTCAGCGGTCATTAACATCATTACTGGCCCCTTAACGGCCGGTGCGGAATTGCTTGACCAGGGCCTTGCAATCATTGTTGAATCGCAACTTTTTGGCGAACAGGCTGTCCCACAACGTCGAAGCGTCCAAAAAGCCATTGATCCTGATCTGGTCATTCGCGACTTAGCCGAACTGAGGCTGGATGCCCCTGTCGTGCATCTGCAATTTGGTGTTGGGCGTTATAAGGGATTGAAAACGCTGGAGTCGAATGGCACAAGCAACGAATTTCTGGTTTTAGCTTATGCCGGAGACGACAAAATTTATGTTCCTGTTACTTCCTTACACCTAATCAGTCGTTACACAGGCCTAGACAGCGAACATGCCCCCTTGCACAAACTGGGTTCAGACCAATGGCAAAAGGAAAAGAAAAAAGCAGCGGAGAAAATCAATGACGTTGCCGTTGAATTGTTGGAAATTTATGCCAAACGTGAAGCAAAACCAGGTTATGTGTATGAATTTCAAGCCTCCGAATATCAACGGTTTGCCAGCGGCTTCCCGTTTGCAGAAACCATCGATCAATTAAGTGCGATTGAGCAGATTATTAAAGACATGCAATCACCAAAACCCATGGATCGTTTAATTTGTGGTGACGTGGGCTTTGGTAAAACCGAAGTTGCAATGCGGGCGGCTTTCATCGCAGTACAAAATGGCAAGCAAGTTTGTGTTTTGGTGCCCACTACACTTTTGGCAGCACAACACTTTGAAACATTTCGCGATCGTTTTGCCGATTTCGCAGTAAACATTGAATTATTATCACGTTTCCGCAGTGGCAAAGAAAGTAAAACAGTCATCGAATCTTTAAAAAACGGCAAAGTCGATATTGTAATTGGCACTCACAAACTGTTTTCCAAGGACATTGAATTTAAAAACCTTGGTTTGTTAATCATTGATGAGGAACACCGCTTTGGGGTTAAACAAAAAGAATACATCAAATCGTTACGTACTCATGTGGATATTTTATCCATGACTGCCACACCTATCCCGCGGACACTCAATATGGCCATGGCGGGAATTCGGGATATCTCACTTATTGCCACCCCTCCTGCAAAACGCCTGGCGATTAAAACATTTTGGCAGGAAAAAAGTGACTACATTTTACGGGAAGCCATTTTACGGGAAATTTTACGGGGCGGTCAGGTTTATTTTCTTCACAACAACGTTGAAAGCATTGAAAGGGTTCGCGAAGAATTACAACAGTTGGTTCCCGAAGCCAAGATTCGAAGCGCCCATGGCCAAATGCGCGAGCGTGAACTTGAGCGCATTATGTCAGATTTCTACCATCATCGTTTTAACGTTTTGGTATGCACCACCATTATTGAGACCGGAATCGACATCCCCACTGCCAATACGATTATTATTGACAGGGCCGATAAATTTGGTTTAGCACAACTTCATCAATTACGAGGGCGGGTGGGCCGCTCCCATCATCAGGCTTATGCCTATTTGCTCACTCCCAATGAGAAATTGTTAACAGGCGACGCCGTTAAACGTCTGGAAGCTATTGTATCTCTGGAAGATCTCGGCGCTGGATTTACACTGGCTACCCATGACTTGGAAATTCGCGGAGCCGGCGAACTGCTTGGTGAAGAGCAAAGCGGCAACATGCACGCAATCGGTTTCACCTTGTTCATGGAAATGCTTGATAAAGCAGTGAGTGATTTAAAAGCAGGAAAAACTCCAGAACTGGCAACGCCAATGCATCAGGGACCTGAAATTGATTTAAGGGTGAGTGCTATTCTTCCTGAAGATTACATATCAGACATCCACACACGCTTAATCATGTACAAACGAATTGCCAATGCCAAAAACAGGCAACAGCTGCGTGATTTGCAAATTGAAATGGTTGACCGCTTTGGTCTGCTACCTGAACCGGCTAAAAATCTTCTTCTTCTAACCGAACTGAAGCTGCTCGCCACCAAGCTCGCTATTAATAAAATTAATGCAGCTCAGCAAAGTGGTAAAATTGAGTTTAGTGAACAACCTCAAGTTGACCCTGCTGTATTAATCAGTTTGATTCAAGTGCATGCCAAACGTTACCAATTGGAAGGTCCAACTCGCCTGAAGTTTAATCTGGACAGCATCACCCCTCAGGAACGAATCCATGAAATTCAATCCTTGCTGTTAAAGCTGGCTAATCAACAAATCGATTGGTAG
- a CDS encoding ornithine cyclodeaminase family protein, with protein sequence MALSLSLEDVKQCINMKEAIDCMEVAFKQLARDEVILPLRTAMPIKEEEGMSLCMPSYLPEQEALGLKVVSVFPKNRDKELPTIFGTILLLDAKTGELKAIMEGTYLTALRTGAVSGLATKYLSPERDCHLALIGAGGQAATQLQAVAAVRTIKKISIWSRNLESAEQFADTIKDHFEVEAHSELKQALKEADIICTATSSTEPLIHLNDIKPNAHINAIGSHTREMQEISADVLAKALIVVDQKKAALAEAGEIIAAVGSKTISKTDLKELGRLLLMKNTSTYKEKLTVFKSVGLAIQDISIAEAVYKNAVKNKLGTSFVL encoded by the coding sequence ATGGCCTTATCACTCTCCCTTGAAGACGTGAAGCAGTGCATTAATATGAAAGAAGCCATAGATTGTATGGAAGTGGCATTTAAACAGCTGGCAAGAGATGAAGTGATATTGCCGTTGAGAACTGCTATGCCCATCAAAGAAGAAGAGGGCATGAGTTTGTGTATGCCTTCTTATTTACCTGAACAAGAAGCGTTGGGTTTGAAAGTGGTCTCGGTTTTCCCCAAAAATCGCGATAAGGAATTGCCGACCATTTTTGGTACCATTTTGCTGTTGGATGCCAAAACAGGTGAGTTAAAAGCCATTATGGAAGGAACTTATTTAACTGCTCTGAGAACTGGCGCTGTTTCCGGCCTTGCTACCAAATACTTAAGCCCTGAAAGGGATTGCCACCTTGCTCTTATTGGTGCTGGAGGGCAGGCAGCTACGCAACTTCAAGCCGTGGCTGCGGTTAGAACCATTAAAAAAATATCCATTTGGTCGCGCAACTTGGAGTCCGCTGAGCAATTTGCAGACACAATAAAAGATCATTTTGAGGTGGAAGCCCATTCCGAACTCAAACAAGCACTTAAGGAAGCTGATATCATCTGTACTGCAACCAGCAGCACCGAACCGCTTATTCATTTAAACGACATTAAACCAAATGCCCATATCAATGCCATCGGCTCCCATACTCGCGAGATGCAGGAAATTTCGGCAGACGTTTTGGCCAAAGCATTAATTGTTGTTGATCAAAAGAAAGCCGCTTTGGCTGAAGCTGGCGAAATCATTGCTGCAGTGGGCAGTAAAACCATCAGCAAAACTGACCTCAAGGAGTTGGGGCGTTTGTTGCTAATGAAAAACACGTCAACTTATAAAGAAAAATTAACCGTATTTAAATCCGTTGGCTTAGCCATTCAAGACATCAGTATTGCCGAAGCCGTTTATAAAAATGCGGTGAAAAACAAGCTTGGCACATCCTTTGTTTTGTAA
- a CDS encoding rhomboid family intramembrane serine protease gives MLEDLNSSLALIIQQTQANINVLMIVLAVIWLVYFLNIFLNNRLNYLGIIPRRLYGLPGILFAPFLHANFNHLFFNSIPLLVLSNFLLINGLHYFLWVSFLIMVISGFLVWAFGKPGIHLGASAVITGYWALLVTDIVHRGGLTAIILGLISLYYFAGIFLGIFPSRKGVSWEGHLFGLLAGLITSYLMSINI, from the coding sequence ATGCTTGAAGATTTAAATAGCAGTTTGGCTTTGATCATTCAGCAAACTCAAGCCAACATCAATGTTCTTATGATTGTGCTGGCTGTGATTTGGCTAGTCTATTTTTTAAATATTTTTTTAAACAATCGGCTGAATTATTTAGGCATTATCCCAAGGCGTTTATACGGACTCCCCGGCATTCTTTTTGCCCCTTTCTTACATGCTAATTTTAACCACCTGTTTTTTAATAGCATTCCCTTATTGGTACTAAGCAATTTTCTGCTGATTAATGGCCTACATTATTTTTTATGGGTAAGCTTTTTAATTATGGTTATCAGTGGCTTCCTTGTTTGGGCTTTTGGCAAACCAGGAATTCATCTTGGTGCCAGTGCTGTTATCACAGGATATTGGGCTTTACTCGTCACTGACATTGTCCATCGGGGCGGGCTTACTGCCATCATTCTTGGTTTAATTAGCCTCTACTATTTCGCTGGTATTTTTCTAGGTATCTTCCCAAGTCGCAAAGGCGTTTCCTGGGAAGGGCATTTGTTTGGCTTACTGGCTGGCCTAATTACCAGTTATCTGATGAGCATTAATATTTAA
- the xseA gene encoding exodeoxyribonuclease VII large subunit — protein sequence MQSEVSALSVSQLNRQIRFWLENEVGDVAVIGELSNLSKPGSGHFYFSLKDETAQLRCVYFRNYHKTDSKLFKDGQQVLAKGRLSLYEARGDYQLIVHSLSDAGLGELYRRFEELKEKLKAQGLFDAQKKKAIPRFPSAIGVVTSKNGAALHDILTTLARRYPLAQVKVYPSEVQGKDAAPQLIKAIERANRIGEVEVLILARGGGSMEDLWAFNDETLALTISRSHIPVVSGVGHETDFTIADFVADLRAATPTAAAEAVTPNKLELLASIRALQQRAIASVLSCTRHKQLLLSNRMAKISSPQQLISKHWQTLDFLERQLHQCLRSFINRKNNSINLLMMRLEAKNPKILLQQWSIKTHNIEQRLTQTMKNRLQSVKQEFTSQLSTLHAVSPLATLDRGYAIASFKQHVLFSADQVRKGDTIHVRLAKGELECEVCSAKE from the coding sequence ATGCAGTCTGAAGTTTCAGCCCTTTCGGTTAGCCAACTCAATCGTCAAATTCGTTTTTGGCTAGAAAATGAAGTAGGTGACGTTGCAGTGATTGGTGAATTATCCAATCTGAGCAAACCTGGTTCCGGACATTTTTATTTCAGCCTTAAAGACGAAACAGCACAGTTGCGCTGCGTGTATTTTCGAAATTACCATAAAACCGACAGCAAGCTATTTAAAGATGGCCAACAAGTCCTGGCTAAAGGCCGGCTAAGTCTTTACGAGGCCAGAGGGGATTACCAACTTATTGTGCATTCATTAAGCGACGCGGGTTTAGGCGAACTCTATCGGCGCTTTGAGGAGTTAAAGGAAAAACTTAAAGCCCAAGGTCTTTTTGATGCGCAAAAGAAAAAAGCCATTCCACGATTTCCCTCAGCAATTGGCGTTGTCACTTCAAAAAATGGTGCAGCACTCCATGATATTTTAACCACTTTAGCCAGGCGTTATCCACTTGCCCAAGTGAAAGTCTACCCGAGTGAAGTCCAGGGAAAAGACGCAGCCCCTCAATTGATAAAAGCCATTGAACGAGCAAACCGTATAGGGGAAGTAGAAGTGTTGATTCTGGCTCGAGGTGGCGGAAGCATGGAAGATCTTTGGGCATTCAATGATGAGACATTGGCATTGACCATTAGCCGAAGCCATATTCCTGTAGTTTCTGGCGTCGGACATGAAACGGACTTTACCATTGCTGACTTCGTGGCCGATTTAAGAGCGGCAACACCCACTGCCGCAGCCGAAGCAGTCACACCGAATAAACTGGAATTACTAGCCTCAATCCGCGCATTGCAGCAACGAGCCATCGCTTCCGTTCTAAGCTGTACCCGCCATAAGCAACTGTTACTTTCCAATCGCATGGCTAAAATCTCCTCTCCCCAGCAATTAATTTCCAAGCATTGGCAAACCTTGGACTTCTTAGAACGACAATTGCATCAATGCTTGCGAAGTTTTATTAATCGTAAAAACAATTCAATTAATCTTCTCATGATGAGGTTAGAGGCTAAGAATCCCAAAATTTTACTTCAGCAATGGAGTATAAAAACACACAACATTGAACAGCGCTTAACGCAAACTATGAAAAACAGGCTGCAATCGGTGAAACAAGAATTTACAAGCCAATTGTCCACATTGCATGCCGTAAGCCCTTTGGCAACTCTCGATAGAGGGTATGCAATTGCCAGCTTTAAACAACACGTTCTCTTCAGTGCGGATCAGGTGAGAAAGGGAGATACAATTCATGTGCGATTGGCAAAAGGAGAATTGGAATGTGAGGTTTGCAGCGCTAAGGAATAA